One window from the genome of Streptomyces sp. WZ-12 encodes:
- a CDS encoding DUF4232 domain-containing protein produces MQRRSVLATTTAALALTVTAGLGLTGCGSGRMAALHANCRTKGLGWKVTVLKAAPHSTHREARLSVVNKGSQPCVFDGFPTFAVHVGKGPESDGKGQGRTMPIDVARGGTVTTNLRYKDHGPGMSPADCLVSNDEVVVGAPRDRHQKVIKVRDEKGKKTRMNICEQTVWMAPPTERTG; encoded by the coding sequence GTGCAGCGACGTTCCGTGCTCGCGACGACGACGGCGGCGCTCGCCTTGACCGTGACCGCCGGGCTGGGTCTGACGGGCTGCGGCTCGGGGCGGATGGCGGCGCTGCACGCCAACTGCCGCACCAAGGGCCTGGGCTGGAAGGTCACCGTCCTCAAGGCGGCGCCGCACAGCACCCACCGGGAGGCCCGCCTCTCGGTCGTCAACAAGGGATCGCAGCCGTGCGTGTTCGACGGCTTCCCCACGTTCGCGGTCCACGTGGGCAAGGGGCCGGAGTCGGACGGCAAGGGGCAGGGCCGGACCATGCCGATAGACGTGGCGCGCGGCGGCACGGTCACCACCAACCTGCGCTACAAGGACCACGGGCCGGGTATGTCGCCGGCCGACTGCCTGGTCAGCAATGACGAGGTGGTGGTGGGCGCGCCGCGGGACCGCCACCAGAAGGTGATAAAGGTCCGGGACGAGAAGGGCAAGAAGACCCGGATGAACATCTGCGAGCAGACCGTCTGGATGGCCCCGCCCACCGAGCGGACCGGCTGA
- a CDS encoding class I SAM-dependent methyltransferase, with the protein MSSPLLKNRASLTHKLGYAVRNPARITPYLKRTARDTWLRLKHPDHVAYYRAVMASDTGRNPEAAVGSRSHERWLALGEMQFDYLVEHGLRPEHRMLDIGCGNLRAGWRFIAHLDAGHYYGIDISPDILIAAKRTLASYELQDKLPHLTITQDLKLEFLPSGHFDVVHAHSVFSHSPIHVIDECLAHVGRILAPGGFFDFTFDRTEGAEHQVLREDFYYRTETLLRLARKHGLQARFMEDWETRPHGQSKIRVANPA; encoded by the coding sequence ATGTCCTCTCCGCTGCTCAAGAACCGCGCCAGCCTGACCCACAAGCTCGGTTACGCGGTCCGCAACCCGGCCCGGATCACCCCCTACCTCAAGCGCACCGCCCGCGACACCTGGCTGCGCCTGAAGCACCCCGACCACGTCGCGTACTACCGCGCGGTGATGGCCTCCGACACCGGGCGCAACCCGGAGGCCGCGGTCGGCAGTCGCAGCCACGAACGCTGGCTGGCCCTGGGGGAGATGCAGTTCGACTACCTCGTGGAGCACGGGCTGCGCCCCGAGCACCGGATGCTCGACATCGGCTGCGGCAACCTGCGCGCCGGCTGGCGCTTCATCGCCCACCTGGACGCCGGCCACTACTACGGCATCGACATCTCGCCGGACATCCTGATAGCCGCCAAGCGGACCCTGGCGTCCTACGAACTCCAGGACAAGCTCCCGCATTTGACGATCACTCAGGACCTGAAGTTGGAGTTCCTGCCGTCCGGGCACTTCGACGTCGTCCATGCGCACAGCGTCTTCTCGCACTCGCCGATCCACGTCATCGACGAGTGCCTGGCGCACGTCGGCCGCATCCTGGCCCCCGGCGGGTTCTTCGACTTCACCTTCGACCGCACCGAAGGCGCCGAACACCAGGTGCTGCGGGAGGACTTCTACTACCGGACGGAGACACTGCTGCGGCTGGCCCGTAAGCACGGGCTCCAGGCGCGCTTCATGGAGGACTGGGAGACCCGGCCGCACGGCCAGTCCAAGATCCGGGTCGCCAACCCGGCCTGA
- a CDS encoding uroporphyrinogen-III synthase, with the protein MRDQEQETGGPGSAVPEGAPRPLDGFTVAVTAARKAAELGALLERRGAEVVYAPALRTVPLADDAELRAVTRALVAGPPDAVVASTAVGFRGWLAAADDWGLGEALRGRLAGAELLARGPKVRGAIRAAGLTERWSPASESLAGVLDHLLAEGVAGRRIAVQLHGEPQPEFVGALRAAGADVVPVPVYRWLPPVDLGPLDGLLDAVLARGVDAVTFTSAPAVTSLLRRAAERGIRPGLLAALRRDVPAVCVGPVTAAPLAALDVPTLEPERFRLGPLVQLLCRELPLRARPLAVAGRRLEVRARTAVVDGAPRPVPPAGMALLRTLARRPGEAVPRADLLRALPGPAGGGRATEADLEAAVAHLRAALGESGLIHPAPGGGYRLAPDAPTGDAPPGVG; encoded by the coding sequence ATGCGGGATCAGGAGCAGGAGACGGGCGGGCCGGGGTCGGCGGTGCCGGAGGGGGCGCCGCGCCCGTTGGACGGGTTCACCGTCGCGGTGACCGCGGCCCGCAAGGCGGCGGAGCTGGGCGCGCTGCTGGAGCGCCGTGGCGCCGAGGTGGTGTACGCCCCGGCGCTGCGCACCGTGCCGCTGGCGGACGACGCCGAACTCCGCGCCGTCACCCGTGCGTTGGTCGCCGGGCCGCCGGACGCGGTGGTGGCCAGCACCGCCGTCGGCTTCCGCGGCTGGTTGGCGGCGGCGGACGACTGGGGGCTGGGCGAGGCGCTGCGCGGCCGGCTGGCCGGCGCGGAGCTGCTGGCCCGCGGCCCGAAGGTGCGCGGCGCGATCCGGGCCGCCGGGTTGACCGAGCGCTGGTCGCCGGCCTCGGAGTCGCTGGCCGGGGTGCTCGACCACCTGCTGGCCGAGGGCGTCGCCGGCCGGCGGATCGCCGTCCAACTGCACGGGGAGCCGCAGCCGGAGTTCGTCGGGGCGCTGCGGGCCGCCGGCGCGGACGTCGTCCCGGTACCCGTGTACCGGTGGCTGCCGCCGGTCGACCTCGGGCCGCTGGACGGGCTGTTGGACGCGGTCCTGGCGCGCGGCGTGGACGCGGTGACCTTCACCAGCGCCCCGGCCGTCACCTCCCTGCTGCGCCGGGCCGCCGAACGCGGCATCCGGCCGGGGCTGTTGGCCGCGCTGCGACGGGACGTGCCGGCGGTGTGCGTGGGACCGGTGACCGCGGCCCCGTTGGCGGCGTTGGACGTGCCCACCCTGGAGCCGGAGCGCTTCCGGCTCGGCCCGTTGGTGCAGCTACTGTGTCGGGAACTCCCGCTACGGGCACGTCCGTTGGCGGTTGCCGGGCGGCGGCTGGAGGTCCGCGCCCGGACCGCCGTGGTGGACGGGGCGCCGCGCCCGGTGCCGCCCGCCGGGATGGCGCTGCTGCGCACCCTGGCCCGCCGCCCCGGCGAGGCGGTCCCCCGCGCCGACCTGCTGCGGGCGCTGCCGGGCCCCGCCGGGGGTGGGCGCGCGACGGAGGCCGACCTGGAGGCCGCGGTCGCGCACCTACGGGCGGCGCTGGGGGAGTCCGGGCTGATCCACCCGGCGCCCGGGGGCGGCTACCGGCTCGCGCCCGACGCCCCTACGGGCGACGCCCCGCCCGGCGTCGGCTAA
- a CDS encoding S41 family peptidase: protein MSGPCRYGRPRRIRRGAALTLFLAGVLAAGAATGTWDDVGDTAEPAAQGRPADDGPAGSATAERAARAAERAVADGKSGTQAADDVVSRSGDRWSAVYTPGEFADFQAQLDGSYVGVGLWVRQRDDGRITVSRVQPGGPAERAGIAVGDRLDAVDGRPARGRPVTETVGRLRGDGPDGSGAAPGTPVRLDLDRGARHWSAMLHRTRLHTENVTVDRPAGGDGPTRIKITAFAKGTGAAVRRALRTADPRDGLLLDLRGNTGGLVSEAVATASDFLDGGLVATYDVHGSQRALYAQGVGDPRTPLVVLVDGGTMSAAELLSGALQDRGRAVVVGSPTFGKGSVQMPTRLPGGSVAELTVGHYRTPSGRAVDGAGITPDLIAPDHAEERARTVLSGLGTGA from the coding sequence ATGTCGGGCCCGTGTCGGTACGGTCGGCCCCGCCGCATCCGCCGCGGGGCGGCCCTGACGTTGTTCCTCGCCGGCGTGCTCGCCGCGGGGGCGGCCACCGGCACCTGGGACGACGTCGGAGACACCGCGGAGCCGGCCGCCCAGGGCCGCCCCGCCGACGACGGGCCCGCCGGGTCGGCGACCGCCGAACGGGCCGCCCGGGCCGCCGAACGGGCCGTCGCGGACGGCAAGTCCGGTACCCAGGCGGCCGATGACGTGGTCAGCCGCAGCGGCGACCGCTGGTCGGCGGTCTACACCCCCGGCGAATTCGCCGATTTCCAGGCCCAGTTGGACGGCTCCTACGTCGGCGTCGGGCTGTGGGTGCGGCAGCGAGACGATGGCCGGATCACGGTGTCCCGGGTCCAGCCCGGCGGCCCCGCCGAGCGCGCCGGGATCGCCGTCGGTGACCGGCTCGACGCCGTCGACGGCCGGCCCGCCCGAGGCCGGCCGGTCACCGAGACCGTCGGCCGGCTGCGCGGCGACGGCCCGGACGGCTCCGGGGCGGCCCCCGGCACGCCCGTCCGGCTGGACCTCGACCGCGGCGCCCGCCACTGGAGCGCGATGTTGCACCGCACCCGGCTGCACACCGAGAACGTGACCGTGGACCGGCCGGCCGGCGGCGACGGCCCGACCCGTATCAAGATCACCGCGTTCGCCAAGGGCACCGGCGCCGCGGTCCGCCGCGCGCTGCGCACCGCCGACCCGCGGGACGGGTTGCTGTTAGACCTGCGCGGCAACACCGGCGGCCTGGTCAGCGAGGCCGTCGCCACCGCGTCGGACTTCCTCGACGGTGGCCTGGTCGCCACCTACGACGTGCACGGCAGCCAGCGCGCGCTGTACGCGCAGGGCGTCGGTGATCCCCGGACCCCGCTGGTGGTGCTGGTGGACGGCGGCACGATGAGCGCCGCCGAGCTGCTGTCCGGCGCCCTCCAGGACCGCGGCCGGGCCGTCGTGGTGGGCTCGCCGACGTTCGGCAAGGGCTCGGTCCAGATGCCCACCCGGCTCCCGGGCGGCTCGGTCGCGGAGCTGACCGTCGGCCACTACCGCACTCCGTCCGGCCGGGCCGTGGACGGCGCCGGCATCACCCCGGACCTGATCGCCCCGGATCACGCCGAAGAACGGGCCCGCACAGTATTGAGTGGCCTCGGCACCGGTGCGTAG
- a CDS encoding MFS transporter has product MNDVILFLAARPISPPPVRRPRRRSPYARLFAVPGARAFTAANLLARLPMGMLSVSAVLMIAGSRGSYALAGAVTATGLAATALVGPWTARLIDRHGQARIAVPATAVAVLGSLSLLLCVRAGAPDWTLFASYAATATTPNTGGMSRARWAHLLRADPAARHAANSFEQAADELCFLLGPLLATLLCTAVAPEAGTAVAAALLLTGVLLFAAQRRTEPPAVPRPPGRPGSPLRAPGLPPLLLTFVATGAVFGSLEVVTLAYADAHGFRAAAGGLLALQATGSGAAGLLFGLLPPAARPARRLLRCTAAMAALLTLPLLAAATGAPPLLAAALLTAGTATAPTMVTGMGLVQSRTPAGRLNEGMTLAVTALLTGIAAGSATGGWAADHLPSPAAGYAVPAAAAALSLALTAATGTRAPHEPARRT; this is encoded by the coding sequence GTGAACGACGTGATCCTCTTCCTCGCCGCCCGCCCGATCTCGCCCCCGCCCGTACGCCGCCCCCGCCGCCGCTCCCCCTACGCCCGGCTCTTCGCCGTCCCCGGCGCCCGCGCCTTCACCGCGGCCAACCTGCTGGCCCGACTGCCGATGGGCATGCTCAGCGTCAGCGCGGTCCTGATGATCGCCGGCAGCCGCGGCTCCTACGCCCTGGCCGGGGCGGTCACCGCCACCGGACTCGCCGCGACCGCGCTGGTCGGCCCGTGGACGGCCCGCCTCATCGACCGCCACGGCCAGGCCCGGATCGCCGTACCGGCCACCGCCGTTGCGGTCCTCGGCTCGCTCTCGCTGCTGCTGTGCGTCCGCGCCGGCGCCCCGGACTGGACCCTCTTCGCCTCCTACGCCGCCACCGCGACCACCCCCAACACCGGCGGGATGTCCCGCGCCCGCTGGGCCCACCTCCTGCGCGCCGACCCCGCCGCCCGGCACGCCGCCAACTCCTTCGAGCAGGCCGCCGACGAACTGTGCTTCCTGCTCGGCCCGCTCCTCGCGACGCTGCTGTGCACCGCCGTCGCCCCGGAGGCCGGCACCGCCGTCGCCGCCGCCCTGCTCCTGACCGGCGTCCTGCTCTTCGCCGCCCAGCGCCGCACCGAACCCCCCGCCGTCCCGCGGCCGCCCGGCCGCCCCGGCTCCCCGCTGCGCGCCCCCGGCCTGCCCCCACTGCTGCTCACCTTCGTGGCCACCGGCGCGGTCTTCGGCTCCCTGGAGGTCGTCACGCTCGCCTACGCGGACGCGCACGGCTTCCGGGCGGCGGCGGGCGGGCTGCTCGCCCTCCAGGCGACCGGATCGGGCGCGGCCGGGCTGCTGTTCGGCCTGCTGCCCCCGGCGGCCCGGCCCGCCCGGCGCCTCCTGCGCTGCACCGCCGCGATGGCCGCCCTGCTGACACTGCCGCTGCTGGCCGCCGCAACGGGCGCCCCGCCGCTGCTCGCCGCGGCCCTGCTCACCGCCGGCACGGCCACCGCCCCGACCATGGTCACCGGCATGGGCCTGGTCCAATCCCGCACCCCCGCCGGCCGGTTGAACGAGGGGATGACGCTGGCGGTGACCGCGCTGCTGACCGGCATCGCGGCCGGCTCGGCCACCGGCGGCTGGGCCGCGGACCACCTGCCGTCCCCCGCCGCCGGCTACGCCGTCCCGGCCGCGGCGGCCGCCCTGTCCCTCGCCCTCACCGCGGCGACGGGCACCCGCGCGCCCCACGAACCGGCCCGCCGCACCTGA
- the smpB gene encoding SsrA-binding protein SmpB has protein sequence MATKGKGKEKNDGRKLVAQHKKARHDYHILDTFECGLVLTGTEVKSLRQGRASLVDGFVQIDDREAWLHNVHIPEYAQGTWTNHSARRKRKLLMHRVEIDKLEVKSQETGHTIVPLALYFKDGRAKVEIALAKGKKEYDKRQTLREKQDRRETERAISAVRRRQRA, from the coding sequence ATGGCTACCAAGGGCAAGGGCAAAGAGAAGAACGACGGGCGCAAGCTCGTCGCGCAGCACAAGAAGGCGCGGCACGACTACCACATTCTGGACACCTTCGAGTGCGGTCTGGTGCTGACCGGCACCGAGGTGAAGTCGCTGCGTCAGGGGCGGGCGTCCCTGGTGGACGGATTTGTCCAGATCGACGATCGGGAAGCCTGGCTGCACAACGTCCATATCCCGGAATACGCGCAGGGGACCTGGACCAACCACAGCGCGCGGCGGAAGCGGAAGCTGCTGATGCACCGGGTCGAGATCGACAAGCTGGAGGTCAAGTCCCAGGAGACGGGTCACACGATCGTGCCGTTGGCCCTGTACTTCAAGGACGGCCGGGCCAAGGTCGAGATCGCGTTGGCCAAGGGCAAGAAGGAGTACGACAAGCGGCAGACGCTGCGCGAGAAGCAGGACCGTCGCGAGACGGAGCGGGCGATCTCGGCGGTCCGGCGCCGGCAGCGGGCGTAG
- a CDS encoding LysR family transcriptional regulator: protein MPYDIEPRLLRAFTAVAEELHFTRAAARLYVAQQALSRDVRRLERELGAELFVRSTRRVALTAEGERLLPYARRVLAAQEELAAAFRSEPGRPLVVDVGAPVGTAHRVLAAARRRLPESCELIARYHGGLTGAAAELAAGRLDVSFGRFAGLSAPARAGLAHQPVRLEPMAVLLRADHPLAAAGRVPLRGLAGETLYAAAGNPRTAEWTELAARLFAGRGIAMAAPFPEIAGAEEFVRVVRKRGWSVLASAEFIEVPGMVLRPLVDPVPLSPVGMVWRRGLRHPGLAALRDAARELGAREGWRALPGGAWWLPAADAEAMGVASAGAEGP from the coding sequence GTGCCGTACGACATCGAACCGCGGCTGCTGCGGGCGTTCACCGCCGTCGCCGAGGAGCTGCACTTCACCCGGGCCGCCGCCCGGCTGTACGTCGCCCAGCAGGCGCTCAGCCGCGATGTCCGGCGGCTGGAGCGGGAGTTGGGGGCCGAGCTGTTCGTCCGGAGCACCCGGCGGGTGGCGCTGACCGCCGAGGGCGAGCGGCTGCTGCCGTACGCGCGGCGGGTGTTGGCGGCCCAGGAGGAGCTGGCCGCGGCCTTCCGGTCGGAGCCGGGGCGGCCGCTGGTGGTGGACGTGGGGGCGCCGGTCGGCACCGCGCACCGGGTGTTGGCGGCGGCGCGGCGGCGGCTGCCGGAGAGCTGCGAGTTGATCGCCCGGTACCACGGCGGACTGACCGGTGCGGCCGCGGAGTTGGCCGCCGGGCGGCTGGACGTCTCGTTCGGGCGGTTCGCGGGGCTGTCGGCCCCGGCCCGGGCCGGGCTCGCCCACCAGCCGGTGCGGCTGGAGCCGATGGCGGTGTTGCTGCGCGCGGACCATCCGCTGGCCGCCGCCGGCCGCGTGCCGCTGCGCGGGCTGGCCGGCGAGACCCTCTACGCGGCGGCCGGGAACCCGCGGACCGCGGAGTGGACGGAGCTGGCGGCGCGGCTCTTCGCGGGGCGGGGGATCGCGATGGCGGCGCCGTTCCCGGAGATCGCGGGGGCGGAGGAGTTCGTGCGGGTGGTGCGCAAGCGCGGTTGGTCGGTGCTGGCGAGTGCGGAGTTCATCGAGGTGCCGGGGATGGTGTTGCGGCCGTTGGTGGATCCGGTGCCGTTGTCGCCGGTGGGGATGGTGTGGCGACGAGGGTTGCGGCATCCCGGGTTGGCCGCACTGCGGGACGCCGCCCGGGAGTTGGGGGCGCGGGAGGGCTGGCGGGCGCTGCCCGGCGGCGCGTGGTGGCTGCCGGCGGCGGACGCGGAGGCGATGGGGGTGGCGTCGGCGGGTGCTGAGGGGCCGTAA
- a CDS encoding asparagine synthase-related protein: MDFLVFPDHPVAARLAAGLPRTPATHTVAHPSGRPWIVGHWRREELVTARVGPRCAMLLGTTSATPDDLAHLLHRLRDLDDLAELRHELPGSFFLLACTGAEIRSRGSLSAIRRLHRTALGGITVVGNRPQDLAALARAAAAAGLPGAPRTGTVDEEALAAHLLAPGAPLPLARRTPWRAVHAVPPDRCAAHDPAGRYRELRWWRPPEPELPLPDATEAVRQALSAAVHARTKRATLSADLTGGLDSTSICFLAARDGTELITTGWEGRDPADDDPLWSAHSAYRLSLVRRAGRHLSLPYTDAPTWYTPPEHPGHTDPAGPLAAVRDAARLVHQAHLVAAFGSRMHLTGVGGDELFAPRPLALNSLARGDLRTAVQLARRARRIAPQSLPTTVRTLLGGRSYPRWLAAGADRITPGARRRAQGADWEEVPAMPPWAHPDAVATVRRLLREAAAAAPEPFDPLRAQHEVAAAAVRAGERVRGIDALTSGCGVAYEAPFLDDAVIEAALAVGLADRVPGGGKPVLAAAMRGTVPGPVLGRGGRRAHSAELHAGLRRNRRALAALCEDSKLAALGLIRPEALRPVLTSLQPDTGALRPLDPTLAAEFWLRALPSPQAHDAPPPPAARLSAPAAENG, translated from the coding sequence GTGGACTTCCTGGTGTTCCCCGACCACCCCGTCGCCGCCCGGCTCGCCGCCGGACTGCCCCGGACGCCGGCCACCCACACCGTCGCCCACCCCTCCGGCCGCCCCTGGATCGTCGGCCACTGGCGGCGCGAGGAGCTGGTGACGGCCCGGGTCGGCCCGCGCTGCGCGATGCTGCTCGGCACCACCTCGGCCACCCCGGACGACCTGGCCCACCTGCTGCACCGGCTGCGCGACCTGGACGACCTCGCCGAGCTACGCCACGAACTCCCCGGCAGCTTCTTCCTGTTGGCCTGCACGGGCGCCGAGATCCGCAGCCGGGGCAGCCTCTCCGCGATCCGCCGGCTGCACCGCACCGCCCTCGGCGGCATCACGGTCGTCGGCAACCGCCCGCAGGACCTGGCCGCGCTGGCCCGCGCGGCGGCCGCCGCCGGACTGCCCGGCGCCCCGCGCACCGGCACGGTCGACGAGGAGGCGCTCGCCGCCCATCTGCTCGCCCCCGGCGCCCCGTTACCGCTGGCGCGGCGCACCCCCTGGCGGGCCGTGCACGCCGTACCGCCCGACCGCTGCGCCGCCCACGACCCCGCCGGCCGCTACCGCGAGCTCCGCTGGTGGCGCCCGCCCGAGCCCGAACTCCCGCTCCCGGACGCCACCGAGGCCGTACGCCAGGCCCTCAGCGCGGCCGTGCACGCCCGCACGAAACGGGCGACGCTCAGCGCCGACCTCACCGGCGGCCTGGACTCCACCAGCATCTGCTTCCTGGCCGCGCGCGACGGCACCGAGCTGATCACCACCGGCTGGGAGGGCCGCGACCCGGCCGACGACGACCCCCTGTGGAGCGCCCACAGCGCCTACCGCCTCAGCCTGGTCCGCCGCGCCGGCCGCCACCTCTCCCTCCCGTACACCGACGCCCCCACCTGGTACACCCCGCCCGAGCACCCCGGGCACACCGACCCCGCCGGGCCGCTCGCCGCCGTCCGGGACGCGGCCCGGCTGGTCCACCAGGCGCACCTGGTCGCCGCGTTCGGCTCCCGGATGCACCTGACCGGCGTCGGCGGCGACGAGCTGTTCGCGCCCCGGCCGCTGGCGCTCAACTCCCTCGCCCGCGGCGACCTGCGCACCGCCGTCCAACTGGCCCGTCGCGCCCGGCGCATCGCCCCCCAGTCGCTGCCCACCACCGTGCGCACCCTCCTCGGCGGCCGCTCCTACCCCCGTTGGCTGGCCGCCGGCGCCGACCGGATCACCCCGGGCGCGCGCCGCCGCGCCCAGGGCGCGGACTGGGAGGAGGTGCCGGCGATGCCGCCCTGGGCGCACCCGGACGCGGTCGCCACGGTCCGCCGGCTGTTGCGCGAGGCCGCCGCCGCGGCACCCGAGCCGTTCGACCCGCTGCGCGCCCAGCACGAGGTGGCCGCCGCGGCCGTCCGGGCCGGCGAACGGGTGCGCGGCATCGACGCGTTGACCTCGGGCTGCGGGGTGGCGTACGAGGCGCCGTTCCTGGACGACGCGGTGATCGAGGCGGCGCTGGCCGTCGGGCTCGCCGACCGGGTGCCGGGCGGCGGCAAGCCGGTGCTGGCCGCGGCGATGCGCGGCACGGTGCCCGGGCCGGTCCTGGGCCGCGGCGGCCGGCGCGCGCACAGCGCCGAGCTCCACGCGGGGCTGCGCCGCAACCGCCGGGCGCTGGCCGCGCTGTGCGAGGACTCCAAGCTGGCGGCGCTGGGCCTGATCCGCCCGGAGGCACTGCGTCCGGTGCTGACGTCCCTCCAGCCGGACACCGGCGCGCTCCGGCCGCTGGACCCGACGCTGGCCGCCGAGTTCTGGCTGCGCGCGCTGCCGTCCCCGCAGGCGCACGACGCGCCTCCGCCGCCCGCCGCCCGACTGTCGGCCCCGGCCGCGGAGAACGGCTAG
- a CDS encoding CGNR zinc finger domain-containing protein, translating to MAAPYGFRFDSGRVCLDLVATAGGNPAAGERLTGPVPLAAWLAGAQVVPPGAPLDGVDVRWVARFRALREPLGRAVRAELLGRAAASDLALLNAAAGAAPPPVVHVVRGPDGALTGVLAQPPDCAGLLAAVARDAVALLADPVARGQLRQCAGDGCSLVYLDASRGRRRRWCSSEVCGNRARVARHRRRIGRAG from the coding sequence ATGGCAGCCCCCTACGGTTTCCGGTTCGACAGCGGGCGGGTCTGCCTGGACCTGGTGGCCACCGCCGGCGGCAACCCGGCCGCCGGCGAACGGCTCACCGGCCCCGTCCCGTTGGCCGCCTGGCTGGCCGGCGCCCAAGTGGTGCCGCCCGGCGCCCCGTTGGACGGCGTCGACGTCCGCTGGGTGGCCCGCTTCCGGGCGCTGCGCGAGCCGCTCGGCCGGGCGGTCCGCGCCGAACTCCTCGGCCGCGCCGCCGCGTCCGACCTGGCACTGCTGAACGCGGCGGCCGGCGCCGCCCCGCCGCCCGTCGTGCACGTCGTCCGCGGCCCGGACGGCGCGCTGACCGGCGTCCTGGCCCAACCGCCGGACTGCGCCGGGCTACTGGCGGCCGTGGCCCGGGACGCCGTCGCGCTGCTCGCCGACCCGGTGGCGCGCGGCCAGCTCCGGCAGTGCGCGGGCGACGGCTGCTCGCTGGTCTACCTGGACGCCTCGCGGGGCCGGCGCCGCCGCTGGTGCTCCAGCGAGGTCTGCGGCAACCGCGCC